The Gallus gallus isolate bGalGal1 chromosome 3, bGalGal1.mat.broiler.GRCg7b, whole genome shotgun sequence genome window below encodes:
- the LOC121110327 gene encoding uncharacterized protein LOC121110327 — protein sequence MSAFWRMSFFLSMEDDILWIMLIISLFVFVMALWKWKGGRPRTYREIAENHRAADLHNASQCSRTHHSLIPEREDIHKAALRQVYRRLQKLHRCLEMAIMEVSEDTNEPLTSDKAVGTRSSPEISLSSRSDSSLTSTEAAEKCRSSRASLDLRRNMSHTSNMAVEASSASEVSLSSRSYQSLTPSEAVGAGCSSGASLSSWSDNSLAAVAATAPDCSWTAPLPPRGGSCISQLSLSTHLHGADLGHAAMPQSDLMLSDALEPQNVQETSDCVIPKGKPEEEAGLPRHGQETVQESSAPQVRQRPSEPHVEVVSRVRKPLKLDEAVKRQLERHMVKMQIQRCFGLPKKVLASYKKLSETTQELQDYHPPPHRHTVLPYRSPFQHWDRHARTRKRAVQPPGPQQESTAPVETCTRGTQTPAHSLSADFVIVAEEVPREDLETPQLKRTRRGTAASSSSARKKTQPGSCRKELGSVTQGGDPGPSFSFQEEQTVSQSEGAPQEKAGQDDETTTVPSGGNMGVQELSQGRTMPSGNVCTQTEDSWSKDTPVAVPPIPNPAGTNSEEMPSLDETLKALIDSYRTSTMIENQQNQLLASWLEQSQDNVGHSSSEPAAQHPITTLCGAQTAMQNGRGPRQNGVRPRRLCPKCSKAAQHRAHGSEGTWTSAPGTGGDEAVGEKHLSGEGATREQGQNQTADAARQPKGVRVYKYMALITRVEQRTLLFEQAPTRTPPSQAQRLPKRESATDRSPVPEKPSLPSCSYVCLIPILLCLQRAWVKLLGAGKALYSKIRKK from the exons ATGTCTGCTTTCTGGAGAATGAGTTTCTTCCTCAGCATGGAGGATGACATCCTCTGGATCATGCTGATCATATCATTATTTGTATTCGTTATGGCCTTGTGGAAGTGGAAG GGTGGGAGGCCAAGGACGTATCGTGAGATCGCAGAGAATCACAGAG CTGCGGACCTCCACAATGCTTCACAGTGTTCAAGGACACA CCATTCCCTGATACCGGAGAGGGAAGATATACATAAAGCAGCACTCCGTCAGGTGTACAGGAGACTTCAGAAATTACACAGATGCTTGGAAAT GGCAATCATGGAGGTGTCAGAGGACACCAATGAGCCACTCACTTCTGACAAGGCAGTGGGAACCAGATCATCACCAGAGATCTCTCTGTCCTCTCGGAGTGACAGCTCCCTCACTTCCACTGAGGCAGCAGAAAAGTGCCGCTCTTCGAGGGCATCTCttgatctgaggaggaacatGTCCCACACTTCCAACATGGCAGTGGAAGCCAGCAGCGCCTCAGAGGTCTCCCTGTCCTCTAGGAGCTATCAATCCCTCACTCCCTCTGAGGCAGTGGGAGCTGGGTGCTCTTCAGGGGCCTCTCTGTCCTCCTGGAGCGACAACTCCCTTGCTGCCGTTGCAGCAACAGCACCTGACTGCTCTTGgacagcccctctgcccccGCGCGGGGGcagctgcatttcacagctgaGCCTCAGCACTCATCTGCATGGAGCAGATTTGGGTCATGCTGCCATGCCTCAGTCGGACCTCATGCTTTCCGATGCACTTGAGCCCCAAAACGTCCAGGAGACCTCGGACTGTGTCATCCCCAAAGGGAAACCAGAGGAGGAAGCGGGCCTGCCAAGACATGGACAAGAGACTGTGCAGGAAAGCTCGGCTCCTCAGGTGCGTCAGCGACCATCAGAGCCCCATGTGGAGGTGGTGTCCAGGGTGCGGAAGCCGCTGAAGCTGGATGAGGCCGTGAAAAGGCAGCTGGAGCGGCACATGGTAAAAATGCAGATACAGCGGTGCTTCGGGCTACCCAAGAAGGTTCTGGCCTCCTACAAGAAGCTCTCAGAGACCACCCAGGAGCTACAAGACTACCATCCTCCTCCACACAGGCACACTGTGCTGCCCTACCGCTCACCCTtccagcactgggacaggcacGCTCGCACCAGGAAGAGGGCAGTGCAGCCCCCTGGCCCGCAGCAAGAGTCCACAGCCCCTGTGGAAACATGCACACGAGGAACACAGACGCCTGCCCACTCTCTGTCAGCAGATTTTGTGATAGTGGCAGAAGAGGTGCCTCGTGAAGATCTGGAGACACCCCAGCTGAAAAGGACACGTAGGGGaacagctgcaagcagcagctcagccagaaAGAAGACCcagcctggcagctgcagaaaggagctGGGCTCTGTGACACAAGGGGGTGATCCCGgtccctccttttccttccaggaAGAGCAGACAGTGTCACAGAGTGAGGGAGCTCCTCAGGAGAAGGCAGGACAGGACGATGAGACCACCACCGTGCCCAGCGGGGGCAACATGGGGGTCCAGGAGCTGTCACAAGGCAGGACAATGCCTTCTGGAAATGTATGTACACAAACAGAAGACTCTTGGAGTAAGGACACTCCTGTAGCTGTGCCACCAATTCCAAACCCTGCAGGGACCAACTCGGAAGAGATGCCCAGCTTGGACGAGACACTGAAAGCTCTTATAGACTCCTACAGGACCAGCACAATGATTGAAAACCAGCAGAACCAGCTGCTGGCTTCCTGGTTGGAGCAGTCCCAGGACAATGTGGGGCACTCAAGttcagagccagcagcacagcatcccattACCACACTGTGCGGAGCACAGACAGCAATGCAGAATGGTAGGGGACCCAGGCAGAACGGAGTCAGGCCCAGGAGGCTCTGCCCCAAGTGCAGCAAAGCcgcacagcacagggcacatGGCAGTGAAGGCACCTGGACTTCAGCTCCAGGCACAGGAGGAGATGAGGCAGTGGGAGAGAAGCATCTATCTGGGGAAGGGGCCACAAGGGAGCAAGGCCAGAATCAGACTGCTGATGCTGCCCGGCAGCCAAAGGGGGTCCGTGTCTACAAATACATGGCATTGATCACTAGAGTGGAGCAGAGGACGCTTCTGTTTGAGCAGGCCCCTACCAGGACCCCACCATCACAAGCACAGCGGCTGCCCAAACGTGAATCAGCCACAGACAGGAGCCCAGTGCCAGAGAAACCATCTCTGCCAAGCTGCTCCTACGTTTGTCTCATCCCCATCCTCCTTTGCCTACAGAGGGCATGGGTCAAGCTCCTGGGTGCAGGCAAAGCCCTATATTCCAAAATCAGGAAGAAGTGA